In Bacteroidota bacterium, one genomic interval encodes:
- the fdrA gene encoding acyl-CoA synthetase FdrA, with translation MIIKGIVKQGEYYDSVSLMLLSKDLRKTEGITDSAVVMGTKENKAILEMSGMLLPEFKDISDNDLLICLKAEKQEVIDSVLGGIDGMFKKMRTKDDDTSTYAPKSLESALKSAPGANLSLISVAGRFAAHEAMKALKNGLHVMIFSDNVTIEEELELKKYAASKGLLVMGPDCGTAIINGAPLAFANVVNRGNIGIVAASGTGLQEVSCVISNFGAGISQAIGTGGRDLKKEIGGIMFLQALLALNNDPQTEIIVLISKPPHEEVLDRIVAEIKKIKKPVVAILIGGDSKKIESAGAIAANTLEETGMIAAALAQGKELAGIKADIAKADENIAALAIKMPKGKGRKYIRGLFSGGTLCDETQLIFKDTIGFVYGNSPLNKDYVLDDVWKSKENCIIDLGEDEFTVGRPHPMIDFSLRNKKILDEAAETDVAVILLDVVLGYGSNLDPAAELVPVILKAKEMTRDLHIVCSITGTEKDPQNRQKVKKELEMAGAIVMPSNAAASKLSMKIIQN, from the coding sequence ATGATTATAAAAGGAATTGTTAAACAGGGCGAATACTATGATTCGGTGAGCCTGATGCTGCTTTCAAAAGATTTGCGCAAAACTGAAGGCATCACTGATTCTGCCGTGGTTATGGGAACTAAAGAGAATAAGGCCATTTTGGAAATGTCCGGAATGCTGCTTCCTGAATTCAAAGATATTTCAGATAATGACTTGCTGATTTGTCTGAAGGCAGAAAAACAGGAAGTCATTGACAGCGTGCTTGGCGGTATTGACGGCATGTTTAAGAAAATGAGAACAAAAGACGACGATACATCTACCTATGCACCCAAGAGTCTTGAAAGTGCACTGAAATCTGCACCCGGCGCGAACCTTTCACTGATTTCTGTTGCAGGACGTTTTGCTGCGCACGAAGCAATGAAAGCGCTGAAGAATGGACTTCACGTAATGATATTTTCTGATAATGTTACGATAGAAGAAGAGCTGGAACTTAAGAAATACGCGGCATCCAAAGGTTTATTGGTGATGGGCCCCGATTGCGGAACAGCCATTATTAATGGAGCGCCTCTGGCATTTGCAAATGTTGTGAACCGCGGCAATATTGGTATTGTTGCTGCATCAGGAACGGGATTGCAGGAAGTAAGCTGTGTAATATCGAACTTCGGTGCCGGTATTTCTCAGGCAATTGGTACCGGCGGCCGTGACCTTAAAAAGGAAATTGGCGGCATTATGTTTTTGCAGGCTTTACTGGCACTGAACAATGATCCGCAAACGGAAATTATAGTGCTGATATCAAAACCACCTCACGAAGAGGTGCTTGACAGGATTGTTGCCGAGATAAAAAAAATAAAGAAACCTGTGGTAGCGATTCTTATCGGCGGCGACAGCAAAAAAATAGAATCGGCAGGGGCAATTGCGGCAAATACACTCGAAGAAACCGGTATGATTGCTGCCGCGCTGGCACAGGGAAAAGAACTTGCAGGTATAAAAGCAGATATCGCGAAAGCTGATGAAAATATAGCTGCCCTTGCTATAAAAATGCCAAAAGGAAAGGGACGTAAATATATTCGCGGACTATTCAGTGGCGGTACACTATGCGATGAAACACAACTCATTTTTAAGGATACCATCGGTTTTGTGTATGGCAATTCGCCGCTGAACAAGGATTATGTGTTGGATGATGTCTGGAAAAGTAAAGAGAACTGCATCATTGATTTGGGCGAAGATGAATTCACGGTGGGGCGTCCACACCCGATGATTGATTTCAGTCTGAGGAATAAAAAAATTCTGGATGAAGCTGCAGAAACTGATGTTGCTGTTATTTTGCTGGATGTTGTTTTGGGTTATGGTTCCAACCTTGATCCCGCTGCAGAACTTGTTCCCGTTATCCTTAAGGCAAAAGAAATGACGCGTGATCTTCATATCGTCTGTTCCATAACCGGAACCGAAAAAGACCCGCAGAATCGTCAGAAGGTTAAAAAGGAACTTGAAATGGCAGGTGCCATAGTTATGCCTTCGAATGCTGCTGCCAGCAAGCTTTCTATGAAAATCATTCAGAATTAG